In Streptomyces sp. RFCAC02, the following proteins share a genomic window:
- a CDS encoding hydroxymethylglutaryl-CoA lyase, giving the protein MSPAPASLPTPTPDPALPARVRVHEVGPRDGLQNERAVVPVEVKAEFIHRLADAGLTTIEATSFVRPDRVPQLADAEDLWPRLADLPGVRLPALVPNARGLDRALALGVREVAVFASVTESFARANLGRSVDASLDMFAPVVTRATDAGVPVRGYLSMCFGDPWEGEVPIPRVVAVARRLLDLGCAELSLGDTIGVATPGRVTALLAALGDAGIGAERLAVHFHDTYGQALANTLAALRYGVTTVDASAGGLGGCPFARSATGNLATEDLLWMLRGLGIETGVDLDRLTAASLWMARHLGRPSPSRTVRASAPEEA; this is encoded by the coding sequence ATGAGCCCCGCCCCCGCATCCCTTCCGACACCCACGCCCGACCCCGCCCTGCCCGCCCGCGTCCGCGTGCACGAGGTCGGGCCGAGGGACGGCCTGCAGAACGAGCGCGCCGTCGTCCCCGTCGAGGTGAAGGCCGAGTTCATCCACCGCCTGGCCGACGCCGGTCTCACCACGATCGAGGCCACCAGCTTCGTGCGCCCCGACCGGGTCCCGCAGCTCGCGGACGCCGAGGACCTGTGGCCGCGCCTCGCCGACCTGCCGGGCGTCCGGCTGCCCGCCCTCGTGCCCAACGCGCGGGGCCTCGACCGCGCCCTCGCCCTCGGCGTCCGCGAGGTCGCCGTCTTCGCCAGCGTCACCGAGTCGTTCGCCCGGGCGAACCTGGGCCGATCCGTGGACGCGTCGCTCGACATGTTCGCGCCGGTCGTCACCCGCGCGACCGACGCCGGCGTCCCCGTGCGCGGCTACCTCTCCATGTGCTTCGGCGACCCGTGGGAGGGCGAGGTCCCGATCCCGCGCGTCGTCGCCGTCGCGCGCCGCCTCCTCGACCTGGGCTGCGCCGAACTGTCCCTCGGCGACACCATCGGCGTCGCCACCCCGGGCCGCGTCACCGCGCTCCTCGCCGCGCTGGGCGACGCCGGCATCGGCGCCGAGCGCCTCGCGGTCCACTTCCACGACACGTACGGCCAGGCCCTCGCCAACACCCTGGCCGCCCTCCGGTACGGCGTCACCACCGTCGACGCCTCCGCCGGCGGGCTCGGCGGCTGCCCGTTCGCCCGCTCGGCCACCGGCAACCTCGCGACCGAGGACCTGCTGTGGATGCTGCGCGGCCTCGGCATCGAGACCGGCGTCGACCTCGACCGGCTCACCGCCGCAAGCCTGTGGATGGCCCGTCACCTGGGCCGCCCCAGCCCCTCGCGCACCGTACGCGCGTCCGCACCCGAGGAGGCCTGA
- a CDS encoding biotin carboxylase N-terminal domain-containing protein codes for MFDSVLVANRGEIAVRVIRTLRRLGIASIAVHSDADADARHVREADTAVAIGPARASDSYLSASRIVAAALQTGAAAVHPGYGFLAENAAFARAVTDAGLVFVGPPADAIEAMGDKIRAKELVAAGGVPVVPGTSGAGLADAARDPGFPLLLKPAAGGGGKGMRLVREADRLAEEIAAARREALAAFGDDTLLAERFIDRPRHIEIQVLADRHGGVVHLGERECSLQRRHQKIVEEAPSPLIDAATRAAMGEAAVRAARSCGYTGAGTVEFIVPGDDPASFWFMEMNTRLQVEHPVTELTTGLDLVEWQLRVAAGEPLPFGQDEAPAARGHAVEARVYAENPRLGFLPSSGPVLLLREPAGEGVRVDAGIAEGGRVTTDYDPMLAKVIAHGPDRATALRRLRAALARTAVLGLDTNTGFLRRLLAHPDVAAGTFDTGLIERQRAALAPPPVLDEVYAAAALLRLAALTPPPAPGGWTDPFGVPSGWRMGGDAAWTVTEARVAGGEPVTVRVRPGEVRIGDAPPVPARLLPSPDTDGTLRVAYDGVTHTFHHADAPGGPWLGRDGEAWQVHEHDPVASAGDGTAAGAGSLRAPMPGTVTVVRAAAGERVRAGQSLLVVEAMKMEHVVTAPHDGTVTELSVTAGATVAMDQPLAVVTPDTGTGTEGEPPR; via the coding sequence ATGTTCGACAGCGTGCTGGTCGCCAACCGCGGCGAGATCGCCGTCCGCGTCATCCGTACGCTCCGCCGCCTCGGGATCGCGTCCATCGCCGTCCACAGCGACGCCGACGCCGACGCCCGCCACGTCCGGGAGGCCGACACGGCCGTCGCCATCGGGCCGGCCCGCGCGTCCGACAGCTACCTGTCGGCCTCCCGCATCGTGGCCGCCGCCCTGCAGACCGGCGCGGCGGCCGTCCACCCCGGGTACGGCTTCCTCGCCGAGAACGCCGCGTTCGCCCGCGCGGTCACGGACGCCGGCCTGGTGTTCGTCGGGCCGCCGGCCGACGCGATCGAGGCGATGGGCGACAAGATCCGCGCGAAGGAGCTGGTCGCCGCCGGGGGCGTCCCGGTCGTCCCCGGCACGAGCGGCGCCGGCCTCGCCGACGCGGCGCGCGACCCCGGCTTCCCGCTCCTGCTGAAGCCGGCGGCGGGCGGCGGCGGCAAGGGCATGCGGCTCGTGCGGGAGGCGGACCGGCTCGCGGAGGAGATCGCCGCCGCCCGCCGCGAGGCGCTCGCCGCGTTCGGGGACGACACCCTCCTCGCCGAGCGCTTCATCGACCGCCCCCGCCACATCGAGATCCAGGTCCTCGCCGACCGCCACGGCGGCGTCGTCCACCTCGGCGAGCGCGAATGCTCCCTCCAGCGCCGGCACCAGAAGATCGTCGAGGAGGCGCCGAGCCCCCTCATCGACGCGGCCACGCGCGCCGCGATGGGCGAGGCCGCCGTCCGGGCCGCCCGCAGTTGCGGCTACACGGGTGCCGGGACCGTCGAGTTCATCGTGCCGGGCGACGACCCGGCGTCGTTCTGGTTCATGGAGATGAACACGCGGCTCCAGGTCGAGCACCCCGTCACCGAGCTGACCACCGGCCTCGACCTCGTGGAGTGGCAGCTCCGGGTCGCGGCCGGCGAGCCGTTGCCCTTCGGTCAGGACGAGGCCCCCGCCGCCCGGGGCCACGCCGTCGAGGCCCGCGTCTACGCCGAGAACCCCCGGCTCGGTTTCCTGCCGTCCTCCGGCCCCGTGCTCCTGCTGCGCGAGCCCGCCGGGGAGGGCGTCCGCGTGGACGCGGGCATCGCCGAGGGCGGGCGCGTCACCACCGACTACGATCCGATGCTCGCCAAGGTCATCGCCCACGGCCCCGACCGCGCCACCGCCCTGCGCCGCCTGCGCGCCGCCCTCGCCCGTACGGCCGTCCTCGGGCTCGACACCAACACCGGCTTCCTCCGCCGCCTCCTCGCCCACCCCGACGTGGCCGCCGGCACGTTCGACACCGGCCTCATCGAACGGCAACGCGCCGCCCTCGCCCCGCCCCCCGTCCTCGACGAGGTGTACGCGGCCGCCGCGCTGCTGCGCCTCGCCGCCCTCACCCCGCCGCCCGCGCCCGGCGGCTGGACCGACCCGTTCGGCGTCCCGTCCGGGTGGCGGATGGGCGGCGACGCGGCGTGGACCGTCACCGAGGCGCGCGTCGCGGGCGGCGAGCCCGTCACCGTCCGCGTACGGCCCGGCGAGGTGCGGATCGGCGACGCCCCGCCCGTACCGGCGCGCCTCCTGCCGTCCCCGGACACCGACGGCACGCTGCGCGTCGCGTACGACGGCGTCACCCACACGTTCCACCACGCCGACGCGCCCGGCGGCCCGTGGCTCGGCCGCGACGGCGAGGCGTGGCAGGTCCACGAGCACGATCCCGTCGCCTCGGCCGGCGACGGCACGGCGGCCGGCGCCGGCAGCCTGCGGGCGCCCATGCCGGGCACCGTCACCGTCGTCCGCGCGGCGGCCGGGGAGCGGGTGCGCGCGGGGCAGAGCCTGCTCGTCGTGGAGGCGATGAAGATGGAACACGTCGTCACCGCGCCGCACGACGGGACCGTCACCGAACTGTCCGTCACCGCCGGCGCGACGGTGGCCATGGACCAGCCGCTCGCCGTCGTCACCCCCGACACCGGCACCGGCACGGAGGGAGAGCCGCCCCGATGA
- a CDS encoding carboxyl transferase domain-containing protein, with the protein MRQAAPVLSSTADPTSGGWAANEAAHRELVALLRAKLAAARLGGGERARARHTARGKMLPRDRVDALLDAGSPFLEIAPLAADGMYDGAAPAAGVIAGIGRVSGREAVVVANDATVKGGTYYPMTVKKHLRAQEIALDNRLPCLYLVDSGGAYLPLQDEVFPDRDHFGRIFYNQARLSAARIPQIAAVLGSCTAGGAYVPAMSDEAVIVRGQGTIFLGGPPLVKAATGEVVTAEELGGGEVHTKVSGVADHLADDDAHALRIVRTIAATLPPRGPLPWPVEPAEEPAVDPAGLYGAVPVDPRTPYDVREVIARLVDGSRFAEFKAGFGTTLVTGFAHIHGHPVGVVANNGILFSESAQKGAHFVELCDQRGIPLLFLQNISGFMVGRAYEAGGIAKHGAKMVTAVACARVPRLTVVIGGSYGAGNYSMCGRAYSPRFLWMWPNAKISVMGGEQAAAVLATVRRDQRPDWSEAEEEAFKAPIREQYEERGSAWYATARLWDDGVIDPLETRTVLGLALTACANAPLAEGGYGVFRM; encoded by the coding sequence ATGCGGCAGGCAGCACCGGTGCTGAGCAGTACGGCCGACCCGACCTCCGGAGGGTGGGCCGCCAACGAGGCGGCCCACCGGGAGCTGGTCGCCCTCCTGCGCGCGAAGCTGGCCGCCGCCCGGCTCGGCGGCGGGGAGCGCGCCCGCGCCCGGCACACCGCGCGCGGCAAGATGCTGCCCCGCGACCGGGTGGACGCCCTCCTCGACGCGGGCTCCCCGTTCCTGGAGATCGCGCCGCTCGCCGCCGACGGCATGTACGACGGCGCCGCGCCCGCCGCCGGGGTGATCGCGGGCATCGGCCGGGTCAGCGGCCGGGAGGCCGTCGTCGTCGCCAACGACGCGACCGTCAAGGGCGGCACGTACTACCCGATGACGGTGAAGAAGCACCTCCGCGCCCAGGAGATCGCCCTCGACAACCGCCTCCCCTGCCTCTACCTGGTCGACTCGGGAGGTGCCTACCTGCCGCTGCAGGACGAGGTCTTCCCCGACCGTGACCACTTCGGCCGCATCTTCTACAACCAGGCCCGCCTGTCCGCCGCCCGCATCCCGCAGATCGCCGCCGTCCTCGGGTCCTGCACGGCGGGCGGCGCGTACGTCCCGGCGATGAGCGACGAGGCCGTCATCGTCCGCGGCCAGGGCACGATCTTCCTCGGCGGCCCGCCGCTGGTGAAGGCGGCGACCGGCGAGGTCGTCACCGCCGAGGAGCTGGGCGGCGGCGAGGTCCACACCAAGGTCTCGGGGGTCGCCGACCACCTCGCCGACGACGACGCGCACGCCCTGCGCATCGTCCGCACCATCGCCGCCACGCTCCCGCCGCGCGGCCCGCTGCCCTGGCCGGTCGAGCCGGCCGAGGAACCGGCCGTCGATCCCGCCGGCCTGTACGGCGCGGTCCCCGTCGACCCCCGCACGCCCTACGACGTGCGGGAGGTCATCGCCCGGCTGGTGGACGGGTCGCGGTTCGCCGAGTTCAAGGCGGGCTTCGGGACGACCCTGGTCACCGGCTTCGCGCACATCCACGGTCACCCGGTCGGCGTCGTCGCGAACAACGGAATCCTCTTCTCCGAGTCCGCCCAGAAGGGCGCCCACTTCGTCGAGCTGTGCGACCAGCGCGGCATCCCGCTCCTCTTCCTGCAGAACATCTCGGGGTTCATGGTGGGCCGCGCCTACGAGGCCGGCGGCATCGCCAAGCACGGCGCCAAGATGGTGACGGCGGTCGCCTGCGCCCGCGTACCCAGACTGACCGTCGTCATCGGCGGCTCCTACGGCGCGGGCAACTACTCGATGTGCGGCCGCGCCTACTCGCCCCGGTTCCTGTGGATGTGGCCCAACGCGAAGATCTCCGTCATGGGCGGCGAGCAGGCCGCCGCCGTCCTCGCCACCGTGCGCCGCGACCAGCGGCCCGACTGGAGCGAGGCCGAGGAGGAGGCGTTCAAGGCCCCCATCCGCGAGCAGTACGAGGAGCGCGGCAGCGCCTGGTACGCCACCGCCCGCCTGTGGGACGACGGGGTGATCGACCCGCTGGAGACGCGCACCGTCCTCGGTCTCGCGCTCACCGCCTGCGCCAACGCGCCGCTGGCCGAGGGCGGCTACGGCGTCTTCCGGATGTGA